The following proteins come from a genomic window of Larimichthys crocea isolate SSNF chromosome III, L_crocea_2.0, whole genome shotgun sequence:
- the selenoe gene encoding selenoprotein e, translating to MWPFLVLTLALTVGASDTNNDTSAEEKLVIARGKLLAPSVVGUGIKKMPELHHFLMERWALYHNLEYDSSEEKNPRLILYNEKDEVVKTVPVKKMKADEISSLLDSLGFYKRSQKGEEVPEEFQHFPLRAPRDEL from the exons ATGTGGCCCTTCTTGGTGCTCACTCTTGCCCTCACTGTTGGGGCATCAGACACTAACAATGACACATCGGCTGAAGAAAAGCTTGTTATAGCCAGAGGAAAACTGCTG GCTCCTAGTGTGGTCGGATGAGGCATAAAGAAAATGCCTGAGCTCCATCATTTTCTCATGGAGCGCTGGGCTTTGTA CCACAACTTGGAGTATGATTCATCGGAGGAGAAGAATCCCCGTCTGATATTGTATAACGAAAAGGACGAGGTTGTAAAG ACTGTCCCAGTGAAGAAAATGAAGGCAGACGAGATCAGCAGCCTGTTAGACTCACTTGGTTTCTACAAGAGGTCCCAGAAAGGGGAAGAGGTGCCAGAGGAGTTTCAGCATTTCCCCCTGCGCGCCCCGAGGGACGAGCTGTGA